The DNA sequence TATCACCAGCAACGCAGCAGAAATCAGTGTGGCAATATCATTCATTGGCCGGGACTTCTTTACTCTTGTTTGTGGCAAATTGGTGTCCGGCCCCGGTCTTTGCGGTTTGGGCTTGCTGCGCCCTGTTTTGCCGGCGGGCGGTGGCGGCGGCTTCCCGCGCTTCGGTCAGGATGTCGTCTTCGGTCTTTCCACGCGACAACACGAACCGGGCGAAGGCCACGGTGGCCAGAAATCCGACCAACCCCAATGCGATCGCGACATCTACATAAAGCGTGTATCCAGTCTTGATTCCGATCACCGCAATGAATCCGATGGCAATCGCCACCAGCATGTCGAGACCAAGTATACGGTCGGGCAAGGTCGGCCCCTTGACGATGCGGTAGATGGTGATGAGGAACGACAAGCACAAAATGCCAAGCGCCAGTATCACCGCATAGTCGAAAATGGATGCGACACTGATCATCGGAACGCCTCCATGATCTTGCGCTCAAATCCTTCGGCGATGTCGCGCCTTGTGG is a window from the Hoeflea sp. IMCC20628 genome containing:
- a CDS encoding cation:proton antiporter, yielding MISVASIFDYAVILALGILCLSFLITIYRIVKGPTLPDRILGLDMLVAIAIGFIAVIGIKTGYTLYVDVAIALGLVGFLATVAFARFVLSRGKTEDDILTEAREAAATARRQNRAQQAQTAKTGAGHQFATNKSKEVPANE